One Besnoitia besnoiti strain Bb-Ger1 chromosome VIII, whole genome shotgun sequence DNA segment encodes these proteins:
- a CDS encoding hypothetical protein (encoded by transcript BESB_081460) → MAAQNGRAPPRRASSALHRGFLSRLLSFTFLALFLLGIFALTRLSPASAEEAEVEVCEGRIVGENGRSLADFDLSDVVVALVTDDGAVKEQEHCSPTGYYLIRVDTLAGRRAFSLRVSGPPGWSFAPASVRVPEGTCRQDVNFVFTGFTLSGRVATAGSARGPAGLLVTLAQADGALESETDEAGRFQFAEVLPGLAALRVALPGATPAASAARFEGGGELLVDVSAQGRATVRGGANSGAEEIVFRMKGYEVRGRVLDSEGRPLLLPVVVELLPDPASCTSPLPPNCGGSPLPAPLRAVVDSSQRVAGVSCFAVAAPGDGEFVFPTVPMCAYVVRPAGRLPAAQSGEDAEERIVSFAPDAQRVTTAAADAHGSVRVPAFELAAFSLTGRVVSRGADGQLRGVPDAWVEFRRGGLTAAHVQADGEGKFTFVSFPAKGQNDLAFTASKEHFGFTTVFVGSLSWGTRHDLVPIEVSSVDLCGIVEPASPDARRGGLTVFIEPAAYDAARESDDRPKTAVSDDAGKFCVRVRPHRKYVASLFFPAEGRQASRKFERALAVGGEPVFDVLLKEQRYAVVGAVACLEPCPQGLKIRAARASHAAVARAEAEQSAAEEKKDKAVSLAAARDEEEEDALREALVTVAEAKRGKSTNELTFELTGLPGGFYTLEILEANEEPQLDTPAEKRETRTLCWRKKRQLVSFSPASPSSDAPPPVVVTFAQTGYRVYGSSNFPVAAELVSSASQAAPAAVALPAGPFALCVAQLRANYSLRPASSRLRLSTVPDSFSAAQALAEDSSARRREFLRVRVTEREVQVQVALAGLVDAASSPFGKEASKALAFAVDVDSAGAGAPLRAEKAEAAERDSKKATRVPCAFAAFTRSAAAPLAEALAAAALVTRDDEDVALFSCRFWLSVGAEEMPVGGASRQREAGARLRLALAAPPALVAEGLRVLADGQMTPPMEALSRALGDDTLTLGAFFAERQCVLKGRVEPPVEGATVSFLAPAPSEGAEDPSRVAPDAQTDARGRFVSAAIPCRRGAWVPKAAEGEATHIWSLDAVRVEASRSDYDFVRREARDGADIVFKAIKLASVTASVSLASSGAGLKNVLISLSPLRDAAVRPTRQLTNERGEAVFLPVREAADRRGALGKDHEKRVVGDGLFLVRPLLKGFQFVPPVLEVAIESGNPEKKHIRLEFKATKILYDCAGRVRALAAQLHELARGRASLVVRAAGVSDSGATHVEETQVDEDGVFLLRGLRPKVAYEVSVHPSGGERGAFDLRSAWERVSPESRQVLRDTVQDVTDLDFFVFAARRGLSLVVSLPTSLSSSPPLTLHLTREAAAGAPREKTRVAHLGSLRFAEFSDLAEGNFLIAVSLSRTPRPQEGEANWEVEETPEEDEIFYRQRVSVSPASARGDARVYVQLPRALEKALQLGGSLASEGRRKREKGFFASFLGSFLFYGVILALAGGAFFARRQLLSLVGSGAADGKKREKKSE, encoded by the exons ATGGCCGCTCAgaacggccgcgcgccgccgcggcgtgcctcTAGCGCCCTTCAtcgcggcttcctctcgcgccttctgTCGTTTACGTTCCTCGCTTTGTTTCTTCTCGGCATTTTTGCTCTCActcgcctctcccccgccTCGGCGGAAGAGGCCGAAGTGGAGGTCTGCGAGGGTAGAATCGTCGGAGAAAACGGGCGTTCACTTGCAGACTTCGACTTGAGTGACGtagtcgtcgccctcgtcaccgacgacggcgcagtCAAGGAGCAAGAG CACTGCTCGCCGACGGGCTACTACTTGATTCGCGTCGACACGCTcgcggggcgccgcgcgttttctctgcgcgtttCGGGACCGCCTGGCTGGAGcttcgcgccggcctccgtcCGCGTCCCTGAAGGCACCTGCCGGCAAGACGTGAACTTCGTCTTCACAG GTTTCACGCTTTCGGGTCGCGTGGCGACTGCGGGAAGCGCGCGGGGGCCAGCGGGGCTTCTGGTgacgctggcgcaggcggacggcgcgctggagagcgagaCTGACGAGGCAGGCCGCTTCCAGTTCGCCGAGGTCCTCCCCggactcgcggcgctgcgagtCGCGCTGCCTGGCGCGACTCCGGCGGctagcgccgcgcgcttcgagggcggcggggagcTTCTCGTGGACGTCAGCGCCCAGGGCCGCGCAaccgtccgcggcggcgcgaactccggcgccgaggagatcGTCTTCCGCATGAAGGGCTACGAAGTGCGAGGGCGCGTGCTTGACTCCGAAG GCCGgccccttcttcttccggtGGTCGTCGAGCTGCTCCCCGACCCGGCTTCCTGCAcgtcgccgcttccgccCAACTGCGgcgggtcgccgctgcccgccccgctgcgcgccgtgGTGGACTCCAgccagcgcgtcgcgggcgtctcctgcttcgccgtcgcggcgcctggcgacgGAGAATTCGTCTTCCCCACCGTGCCTATGTGTGCGTACGTCGTGCGGCCTGCGGGACGCCTGcccgctgcgcagagcggagaagacgccgaggaaagaatcgtctccttcgccccagacgcgcagcgcgtgacgacggcggcggcggatgccCACGGGAGTGTGCGTGTGCCCGCCTTCGAG CTCGCGGCTTTCTCGCTCACGGGGCGCGTggtgtcgcgcggcgcggacggtcagctgcgcggcgtgccCGACGCCTGGGTTGAGtttcggcgcggcggcctgacggcggcgcatgtgcaagccgacggcgagggcaaATTCACGTTTGTCAGCTTCCCCGCCAAGGGGCAGAACGACCTTGCCTTCACCGCCTCCAAGGAGCACTTCGGATTCACTACTGTCTTCGTC GGTTCGCTCTCCTGGGGGACGCGCCACGACCTCGTGCCGATCGAAGTGTCGAGTGTAGACCTATGCGGGATTGTTGAGCCTGcgtcgccagacgcgcggcgcggtggCCTCACCGTCTTCATCGAGCCCGCCGCGTacgacgcagcgcgagagtCCGACGACCGGCCCAAGACCGCAGTCAGCGACGATGCA GGCAAgttctgcgtgcgcgtgcggcCCCACCGGAAGTacgtcgcctcgctgttTTTCCCTGCGGAGGGGAGGCAGGCGTCGCGGAAGTTCgagcgcgcgctggcggttGGCGGCGAGCCAGTCTTCGACGTGCTGCTGAAGGAGCAACGCTACGCGGTCGTTGGCGCAGTCGCCTGTCTGGAGCCGTGCCCGCAGGGGCTGAAGAtccgagcggcgcgcgcctcgcacgcggcggTAGCCCGTGCAGAGGCTGagcagagcgccgcagaggagaaaaaggacAAGGCGGTTTcgctggcagctgcgcgcgacgaggaagaggaggacgcgctgcgcgaggcgctcgtcACGGTCGCGGAGGCCAAGCGCGGGAAAAGCACCAACGAACTGACCTTCGAGCTGACTGGACTCCCAGGCGGCTTTTACACGCTCGAGATCCTCGAGGCCAACGAAGAGCCGCAGCTCGACACCcccgcagagaagcgcgagacgcgcaccCTCTGCTGGCGTAAGAAGCGACAACTG GTCAGCTTTTCTCcggcttcgccctcgtcagacgcgccgccgccggtcgtGGTCACCTTCGCGCAGACGGGCTACAGAGTTTATGGATCGTCGAATTTCCCCGTtgccgcggagctcgtctcgtctgcctctcaggcggctcctgcggcggtcgcgcttCCCGCAGGCCCGTTCGCGCTCTGCgttgcgcagctgcgcgcgaacTACTCGCTGCGtccggcgtcgtcgcgtctgcgtctctcgacAGTGCCGGACTCgttctctgccgcgcaggcgcttgcgGAGGAcagctcggcgcggcgcagggagttcctccgcgtgcgcgtgacTGAGCGCGAAGTCCAGGTTCaggtcgcgctcgcggggcTGGTTGACGCGGCGTCATCGCCGTTTGGGAAAGAGGCGAGCAAGGCcctcgcgttcgccgtcgacgtcgactccgcgggggcgggggcgcctctgcgggcggagaaggcggaggcggcggagcgcgacagcaagaaagcgacgcgcgtcccctgcgccttcgcggccttcacgcggtctgcagccgcgccgctggcggaggcgctcgccgccgccgcgctggtcacgcgcgacgacgaggacgtgGCGCTGTTCAGCTGTCGGTTTTGGCTGTCGgtgggcgccgaggagatgcctgtgggcggcgccagccgccagcgcgaggccggggcgcgcctgcggctcgcgctggcggcgccgcctgcgctggtCGCAGAGGGCCTCCGCGTGCTGGCAGACGGGCAGATGACGCCGCCGATGGAGGCACTTTCGCGCGCGTTGGGCGACGACACGCTCACCCTCggggccttcttcgccgagcGCCAGTGCGTGCTGAAGGGCCGCGTGGAGCCGCCGGTGGAGGGCGCCACGGTCTCCTTCCTGGCCCCCGCGCCCAGCGAGGGGGCAGAAGACCCCTCGCGGgtcgcgcccgacgcgcagaccgacgcccgcgggcgcttcgtctccgccgcgatcccctgcaggcgaggcgcgtgggtcccgaaggccgccgagggcgaagccACGCACATCTGGAGCTTGGATGCCGTCCGAGTCGAGGCGAGCCGCTCGGACTACGACTTTGTGAGACGGGaggcccgcgacggcgcggacaTCGTCTTCAAAGCCATCAA GCTGGCTAGTGTGACGGCGagcgtctccctcgcgtctTCGGGGGCGGGTCTGAAGAACGTGTTGatttcgctctctccgcttcgagACGCAGCGGTGCGCCCTACGCGGCAGCTGACGAACGAGCGGGGCGAGGCGGTTTTTCTGCCGGttcgcgaggccgcggatcGCCGTGGGGCCCTCGGGAAGGATCACGAGaagcgcgtcgtcggcgacggcctctTCCTCGTGAGGCCGCTGCTCAAGGGCTTCCAGTTCGTCCCGCCCGTCCTCGAGGTCGCGATCGAGAGCGGGAACCCCGAGAAGAAACACATCCGTCTCGAATTCAAAGCAACAAAAATCCTCTACGACTGCGCagggcgcgtccgcgcccttGCGGCGCAACTCCACGAACTCGCACGCGGTCGCGCgtccctcgtcgtccgc gccgcgggcgtctccgactcgggcgcgacgcacgtggaggagacgcaggtgGACGAGGACGgggtttttcttctccgcgggcTGCGCCCCAAGGTCGCGTACgaggtgtctgtacaccccagcggcggcgagcgaggcgccttcGATCTCCGCTCCGCGTGGGAGCGAGTCAGCCCCGAGAGCCGCCAGGTCCTCCGGGATACTGTGCAGGACGTGACAG ATCTCGACTTTTTCGTTtttgctgcgcggcgaggtcTCTCGCTCGTTGTCTCCCTGCCTACCTCTCtatcttcttcgcctccgctgacACTCCACCTCActcgcgaggcggccgctggcgcacctcgcgagaagacgcgcgtcgctcacctgggctcgctgcgcttcgctgAGTTTTCCGATCTCGCAGAAGGCAACTTCCTCATtgccgtctcgctctcgcgcacACCCAGACCccaagaaggcgaggcgaactGGGAAGTAGAAGAGACGcctgaggaagacgag ATCTTCTACCGGCAGCGCGTCTCGGTGTCGCCTGCGagtgcgcgcggcgacgctcgggtgtacgtacagctgccgcgcgcgctggaaAAGGCGTTGCAGCTCGGAGGgtcgctggcgagcgagGGGCGGAGAAAGCGCGAAAAGGGTTTCTTCGCGTCGTTCCTCGGCTCGTTCCTCTTCTACGGCGTCATACtcgccctcgcaggcggcgccttcttcgcgaggCGCCAGCTGCTTTCGTTGGTTGGCTCTGGGGCGGCGGACGgcaagaagagggagaaaaagagcGAATAG